Below is a genomic region from Rhododendron vialii isolate Sample 1 chromosome 5a, ASM3025357v1.
CGCCTCGTCTCGCGTGGCAACCATGCTCGCCTGtcatttgcaaaaagaagaaaagaaacaaagaaaatataagGAATAGactaattgaaaaagaaaaaacaaaatgtgtACAGATATTAGATGCATACATGTATCTCTGCACATTGAGGATCGATCCATCCACCGTCTTTCAATGTATGTGATGCCTGGTATCTCTCACATAAATCTGGCACCTTTCCATTAGGCTTGTCCGCCTAACATATTCAAATAACCGTTAGTTTTAATCACTGACAATAATGCATACATGCAAGGAATTAAATAACTTACCATCGGCATGATCCACAAAATGGCATTGTAAATGGTATTCAACTACAAGCGTGATAATTGCCATGGGCAAGCAGAAATCAAGACAAACTAATCAAAATACCAAGCTTTGATAGTTCATAGTTTAGTACTAGACATCAGAATATGCTGGTGATCAACCTTTGTAGTTCGTATGAACACTAGGTCTGGAGATCGACCCTCCTTTTAATTAAAGAAATTAGGTTCCAAAATGTCATGATGAACAGCAAAGCAAATTAATGCAAATTAATGAACACTAGGTCTCATGGCACCTTGTGAGACCCAAGTTGTTTGCAAAATAAACTGCAAATATTCAACAGTTTTGTGTCTGATACCGCATTGGGTGCAATGAACTCATAAACATTGAAAGATTCAGTCACTTGTGCCtttccaaatttcaaatcaGATTTGCCCTTTCCTCTTTTCAAGTGTCTATCTTGTACTTAACTACCATTTCTTATTTTATCAACTCAACCATCTCATTATCACTCGTAATGCCTGAATGAAAATAACCGATGGATGTGCTAGCATAATATTTTGGGTGCAAAAATGAATATTCAAATAAGCTCGCTGCTTGATTCCTATATCTATCTGGAAGTAATCCTCAATCGATGATCGATTTTCTAATCTGTACTACCATTTCTTATTTTGTCCTATTCAAGAAAGACCTGGCCTACCACTAAAAAAAAGTCCCATTTCTATTAGCGTAGGTGCCTGTAAAATGTGGGTGACAATTGAACATAGTTTGATTTTGGATTACATGGCATAGGTGCCTATAAAAGACCTGGCCTTTATAGGCAAGTAGAGTACTAGTGCTACACCCCTGCTGTAAGAAAGATTCAGAAGAAAGTAAATTAATGTAAGCTACCTTAACAATACAAAAGCACTTTTATTAATCTTAAAGCAGGGGGCGGGGTACTTCTGCTCTATCAAGTAAATTAACTTTGGCACCTAAAGATGCCCCTTTGGCACCTGTTGTACATTCTTTATTCTAGCTACTACACAAATGACTGAGGCGGCCTCTTAAACATCTCTCATTGAGTTCGTTACCCTGCCATCTACCACAATGtctacaaattaaaaaaaaaaaaaacaatgaagatATCTACATAACAGTAACCACATTGATGAAACTCAATCATATGCCCAAATTCTGAACTATTTGCCAACTCTGTTTATTGTTTGATGGTATTTAAAAGGTCTTAACAATGCACAAAAAATCTCACCTCAATGGTGATTGCAGCAACAAATGATCGAGAACCCAAAGTATGACCACGAGAAGCCACAGAGAAACCATCTACTGGagtatttctattttttttcccagctATTTTGCGaggctaaaaaaaaaacttgttagaTATAAACATAGAATTGGAAATGTAACTCATACAACTATCTTATCAACCTTCCAATCTGGATTGTTGAATATACGATCAATCATAAATTTCCAAGCATCTTGGCTTATGTCTTCGGTAAAAGGAAGCTGATATGGGTTTTTGCCATCTTCCTTCGTCTTTTCGTAATGATCCTTTGTCTTTTCATAATGATCACTCATTCTCCATTTCCCGTCTATATAGAGTAAGTTGGCTTTGAGCGTAAAAACTTGCTCAACTAACGGAATGCACTCAACATCATTTTTGGTGACTTCAAATTTGTCCTAGAAGCATATAATAAGTGGAATTAATCCCTTATGATATTTCATTATTCACTAGAAATAATCACTACGCATAGTTTCACATTCTTACCCGTACGCTTATATTACGGCCCTTTTCACCTCATCATGAACCAGTGTCCACGAGTGGCAAAAATTATCAGCAGTAGGGCGGCACATCATCCTAATTTGTGACCCCAATTCGTTGGCCACTTTAGTTGCATTTGCCCTGCAAAAAGTTCTCATTTCTGGTGTGACATAAACTCGGAGCCTCGTCTCGTCCTTGCCTTCAATCAGCCTTCTAACTCTTTTCCCAAGTGTAGGCCCCCGCACACGTCTTGAAGGTGCACCTGCAATTGAGATGCAGAAATAGtataaaagaagagagagatacACGCACTACTATACCAAAGAACAACCTAAATgccttttcttttatgtttgcTCTCAACTGCCCCTTTTGGCCATGGATCTTCACAGCAGAATGTTCGAATGATCATATaatgccttttcttttccatttttctttgttccttAACTAGTATGGATGGAATGGAGGGACCATTTTCTACTTTGACCATCCATGGTCAAACTTTTAAGTGTATAACAAGGGGACAATGATGTGCTTTCAATTTCCTAGACCACAATAAATACTATGACATAACTGCTTATGTtcagatttttaaaatttcacatAACTCCTAGTTTACTAGATTGCTAGATCACAAAACCAAGCTAAAAACTAGCAGGATGAACATATGTAAATGTACTTTTAGGATTGTCAGAGAGAGATGTACTTACCTGCAACACTTGCACCGGTAGAAGGAGATGGAATAGTCGGAGGAGTAGATGCCACAATAGGAGGAGGAACAGATGTTGTAGCTTCTGCAATTCCACGCGATTTGATAGAGTTTGAGGATGCGCTACTCTTTCGTGATCCAGGACCCATGATGCAATCTATCAAACGGTGAAATACTACTCCATTAGAAACAAGGATATAAAAGAAGTAAACTATAATGAGACATGTATAGCAAGTGACAAATAATCAATAATAATGAAATGTTTCTTACCAAATGATGTTGCTTATGTctgataaaaaaattgatgttgCTTATGGAATAATGTAATAAGAATTTTTTCATCTATATCATCCCCTAAGCATGAATATACACATTAGACTTCTTAGATACCATAGACAAGTACAAAAGACACAAAGAAGTAGCAGTAGCAGCAAACCAGCTCAACCGAAAACAGTCCAGCAATCTTCACAATAAAACATGCCCGCCATAAAAGCACAAAGATGCAAGAAGATGTGAGAAGTAGCAAAGCAGCCACCAAATAGTAGAATCAGCAAAACAGTGAGGGGAACACATAACAGCAGCCAGTACACGGGCCCCAAATGTTCACAAACAGGTTCAGAACATGCAGTGACAAACAGATCATCAACAAATAGAATAGTTGTTGCTGTAATGGCAACAATAAACATAGCAGGAACCACATCACAGAGAAATGCAGTTAGAAGCAGAGGTAGCAGGATCAAGAGAGTCACCATATGACAGATAGCAGATAGTAGCATGGCCATGACAGATAGCAGTAGAACAACTACATAGCGTGGCAGTAGCAGCCACTTATGGAGTGGCAGTAGCAGTAGAGCAGTAGTGTCATGATCAAGCTAGGAACGTGCCCAATAGAAAAGCATAAACAATCCAAGGAACAACCCCCTAAGGATAGGTCAATACAAAAGGGTAAGCTATTAACAACAGGAACCCAACCCAAATGCACAACAACTAAGAAGTGAACCATATTAACACAGCAAGGGACTTGACTTTGCTTCACAGAACACAGCCAACCATAGCATAACAGAAGTGAACAGTACAGATCAGAACTGACAGCAGTAGAAATTGATGTTGCTTATGGACTAATCTATATCATCCCTTAAGCATGAATATACACATTAGACTCCTTAGATACCATAGACAAGTACAAAAGACACACCTGGCTCTATGTCAGGATCAAAAGACACACCATAGACAAGTACAAAAGACACTACATAGTTTACCACCATGAGTACAAAAACATCAAATCTTGGAACATTAATAATCTTTGTCAGGATCTATAtcataatcttcttcttcttcttctttttcctcttcttcttcttcattatcttcttcttcttcatctacACCCTCAGATTGTAAAACCACATCCTCGCTAATAATTGCAGGTTCAATGTCATTTCTCCACAAAGAGGTAGTTGTGCCCTGCTGGAAAACTTCATTGGGAGCATTGCCGGTTTCCAAACTATCCATCTCTGGGACATTCTAGATTCTTCGACGTTGAATTCATTCTACTACTTTCCAATTTTCACCAAACTTGGTATCTTTAATGTAGAATACTTGTTGGACTTGACTTGGTAATACGAATGAGTCATCTTTATACCATCGAGTACTTGTATCAATGCTTTTGCAATGTGCATCAACTCGCATAGTTCTACTACTACCAGTATTGTACCATTCACACTGAAACAAAACAACTCGATGATTGAACAAATAGCTCAACTCCCATACTTTGGTTAAAAAGCCGTAAAAGTCTATTGTCTGTTGTTCATGCTCCCCTACCATGAGTACCCCACTATTCTGACTTGTATGTCGATTGTCATGTTCAATAGTATGGAATTGAACGCCATTAGAAATGCACCCTGAATATGTGTCTATTAATGCATCAGGTCCATTGGCCAATGACCACAACTCATCAGTTGCTTCTGGAGACCCTTGGTTCCACAATTCATTCATCTACATTAAAAAAAGTTTGTATTACGCTGCACTAGATAAAAAAACATTGCTTAATCCGAAACATGACTAATTCAATGTTCTATGCCTTACGTGCCCTTTGAACCATTGGGGAAACTCTTTGCGTTGTCTTTTTGCAATATCAATGGTATTGTCACCCTCCAGCAAAGTCTTGTGTATCCTAGTTAACATGTAAGATTAATAATAATGATAAAACATCAACTCAATTTAGAATACATTTATGTAAATATGTACTCTCGATAAGGATCGACTTCAGGGCTATTGTATAA
It encodes:
- the LOC131326244 gene encoding uncharacterized protein LOC131326244 encodes the protein MSDHYEKTKDHYEKTKEDGKNPYQLPFTEDISQDAWKFMIDRIFNNPDWKPRKIAGKKNRNTPVDGFSVASRGHTLGSRSFVAAITIEADKPNGKVPDLCERYQASHTLKDGGWIDPQCAEIHASMVATRDEASQSGCPLTDEELSRIHLKEAKYCVRGFGVGPRPSSFSSQSSSNLARQELQKSSI
- the LOC131327648 gene encoding uncharacterized protein LOC131327648, which gives rise to MAHWCVLYNSPEVDPYREIHKTLLEGDNTIDIAKRQRKEFPQWFKGHMNELWNQGSPEATDELWSLANGPDALIDTYSGCISNGVQFHTIEHDNRHTSQNSGVLMVGEHEQQTIDFYGFLTKVWELSYLFNHRVVLFQCEWYNTGSSRTMRVDAHCKSIDTSTRWYKDDSFVLPSQVQQVFYIKDTKFGENWKVVE